From a single Entelurus aequoreus isolate RoL-2023_Sb linkage group LG12, RoL_Eaeq_v1.1, whole genome shotgun sequence genomic region:
- the arhgef11 gene encoding rho guanine nucleotide exchange factor 11 isoform X1: protein MSLRQPTSTLDSPFAAWLSSLTIGDSERKSSQITQQREPQTDVPNESGGGGLVQRCVVVQKDQLGFGFTVCGERVKLVQNVRAGGAAVKAGVQEGDRIIKVNGSLVSSMTHQEVVKLIKSGTYVALTLQGPPPSAAALPLEPLPTDLAPNQRMLPSREGPTSYPSQKITGPKPLQDPEVQKHASQILRKMLEQEELELQVLMQEQLRNPSPFLEERIESAKRRAKQVRVKLQQDMDGLRSESVCNYVTAGEAGRLSRDPSEGDGVGGSSSLLPASPVCDGTPPTQALDSPHSSPSFSFRSLLLRQHSSDIHLPSDSSGKAQIIGPEEEDEEDDGYAFNEMDGPFQDIELLKSRPAHMTVFMRYVFTQLLDPNPLLFYLSVEAYLSSTPKDARSLAPQICSHFLDPDAPLKIKVSEDYLADIESRLHAQEDIRGPLSELQQQVLPDIQDQIVDYRNKQMMGLGALFGEGDLLLLDGDPLKERQAVDRQVTALWEILSKHEEDRSSPLASAVLLYLRQAGVKLRDSKVFPGLSTEKEKWLTFLKTKKLSGTKKEKDGEDKKRNPILKYIGKPRSTSQSTFHVPLSPAEVRPGSVRNIIQQFENHSETGVEDGDSPQMLSSSSQGYDGVDNPSVPVRLARSESLKAQGEGRRRGISSGSESVPRSRSDVDMEDPREEREGPGLRPLHHSASSSASGSSARSLENPTPPFTPRSIRRSTESPLALLPDEEEVCEGQNWQETVPAQLIATLSPREVERQAVIYELFTTEASHMRTLRVLDQVFFQKMRAVLNADELACIFPNLPQVYELHASLCEALRKQRESLIVQDIGDVMLARFEGAAGAEFQEQVSQLCRQQSQALELIKNKQRKDPRFAHIVQECEASRHCRRLQLRDLLVSEMQRLTKYPLLLDNIIKHTEAACPDLPALQQAQACCRGILQSVNEVIRETEHRQRLGQYQRRLDATPPFKNLDLSTKKMIHEGPLIWKVGKDKQLDIQALLLSDSLVLLQRGPDERLQLRHPSRWLGGGGGDSKTSFSPVVKLDSLLVRSVATDNKALYVICATERQIYELVAGTASEKNIWKDFLEKAIASASSSQPTNHSSAAIVLQVNQPLNQPFPFPSSPALCGTSPLAARGPAFTETTVMVESNNQTRGERVAVGVAQAALQDVETLRQLILFDLHDDALCHVSPDTTNERSLSSASHVEAEIHGGAEVVRKAMVAGSSSVSVHDNITDDVTMIAEQLSAPSRATVHGNMFYLVLPTQQGESATDDLESSQPPEALPQCHVIKNVDEIFGTMENLMSKLRELKDIEKEHHKLLASLREPAVNLDEVVEEEACRSATVSRTPSLERGSADGNEENPAQPKILSTGF, encoded by the exons CCCCTTTGCTGCTTG GCTCAGCAGTCTCACCATCGGAGACTCCGAGCGCAAGTCCTCCCAAATTACCCAGCAGAGGGAGCCACAGACCGACGTCCCAAATGAGAGCGGCG GCGGCGGCCTCGTTCAGAGATGTGTGGTGGTGCAGAAGGACCAGCTGGGTTTCGGCTTCACTGTTTGTGGAGAGCGCGTGAAGCTGGTACAGAACGTGCGAGCAG GCGGTGCAGCTGTCAAGGCCGGAGTCCAGGAAGGGGACCGAATCATCAAG GTGAATGGCTCGCTCGTGTCCTCCATGACGCATCAGGAGGTGGTGAAGCTCATCAAAT CTGGAACGTATGTCGCGCTCACACTACAAGGGCCGCCCCCTTCCGCGGCCGCCTTGCCTCTGGAACCCCTCCCCACTGACCTTGCACCCAATCAGAGGATGTTACCAAGCAGGGAGGGTCCAACCTCTTACCCTTCCCAAAAAATCACTGGACCCAAGCCACTCCAG GACCCGGAGGTGCAGAAGCATGCCTCTCAGATACTCAGGAAAATGTTGGAACAGGAAGAACTAGAGCTGCAG GTTTTGATGCAGGAGCAATTGCGGAACCCCTCGCCATTTTTAGAGGAAAGAATTGAGAGTGCCAAGAGAAGAGCAAAGCAAGTGCGTGTCAAGCTTCAGCAGGACATG GACGGACTGCGGTCGGAAAGTGTGTGCAACTACGTCACGGCGGGTGAAG CAGGACGCTTGTCCCGGGACCCGAGTGAAGGAGACGGTGTAGGCGGCTCATCTTCTCTTCTGCCGGCCAGCCCTGTTTGTGATGGTACCCCTCCCACCCAGGCCCTTGACAGTCCCCACTCCTCCCCCTCGTTCTCCTTCCGGAGTCTTCTACTCAGACAGCACAGCTCTGATATACACCTTCCCTCTGATTCG AGCGGGAAGGCTCAAATCATCGGGCCAGAGGAAGAAGACGAGGAAGATGACGGTTACGCGTTCAATGAG ATGGACGGCCCCTTCCAGGACATTGAGCTGCTGAAGTCACGGCCCGCCCACATGACCGTCTTCATGAGATATGTCTTCACCCAGCTGCTGGATCCCAACCCATTG CTGTTCTACCTGTCGGTGGAGGCATACCTGAGCTCCACTCCCAAAGACGCTCGCTCACTGGCACCGCAGATCTGCTCTCATTTCCTGGATCCAGACGCT CCCTTGAAGATCAAAGTATCAGAAGACTACCTTGCAGACATTG AGAGCCGCCTGCATGCTCAGGAGGACATCCGTGGGCCGCTGTCCGAGCTGCAGCAGCAGGTGTTGCCCGACATCCAGGATCAGATTGTGGACTACAG GAACAAGCAGATGATGGGCTTGGGTGCTCTCTTTGGCGAAGGTGACCTACTGCTCCTGGACGGGGACCCACTGAAGGAGCGGCAGGCGGTGGACAGGCAGGTCACTGCCCTCTGGGAGATTCT GTCAAAGCACGAAGAggacagaag CTCTCCGTTGGCGTCAGCCGTGCTTCTGTACCTGCGTCAAGCCGGTGTCAAGCTGCGAGACTCCAAGGTGTTCCCTGGTTTGAGCACAGAGAAGGAAAAGTGGCTGACGTTCCTCAAGACAAAAAAG CTAAGCGGTACGAAGAAGGAAAAAGATGGCGAGGACAAAAAGAGGAATCCCATCCTTAAGTACATCGGGAAACCTCGGAGCACATCTCAGTCCA CATTCCATGTCCCCTTGTCCCCTGCTGAAG TCCGTCCTGGAAGTGTGAGGAACATCATTCagcagtttgagaaccactcggAGACCGGGGTCGAAGACGGTGACAGCCCTCAGATGCTTTCGTCCAGCAGCCAGGGATATGATGGCGTGGACAA TCCAAGTGTCCCTGTGCGTCTGGCGCGCAGTGAATCTTTGAAGGCTCAGGGAGAAGGTCGGAGGCGGGGCATCTCTTCAGGAAGTGAGTCTGTTCCCCGCTCTCGTAGTGACGTGGACATGGAGGACCCCAGAGAGGAGCGGGAGGGCCCCGGCCTCAGGCCACTGCATCACAGCGCCTCGTCGTCTGCTTCTGGCAGCTCCGCTCG GTCTCTAGAGAACCCTACCCCGCCGTTCACGCCACGCTCCATCCGCAG GAGCACGGAGTCGCCTCTGGCCCTGCTGCCGGACGAGGAGGAAGTGTGCGAAGGTCAAAACTGGCAGGAGACAGTGCCGGCACAGCTCATTGCCACGCTGAGCCCGAGAGAGGTGGAGCGCCAGGCCGTCATATACG AGCTCTTCACCACTGAGGCGTCACACATGCGCACACTAAGAGTGCTTGACCAAGTCTTCTTCCAGAAGATGAGAGCAGTGCTCAATGCTGATGAGCTAGCTTGCATCTTTCCCAACCTGCCACAAGTCTACGAGCTGCATG CCAGCCTGTGTGAGGCCTTGAGGAAGCAGCGGGAATCTCTCATTGTTCAAGACATCGGTGATGTCATGTTGGCCAGG TTTGAAGGCGCCGCTGGCGCAGAGTTTCAAGAGCAGGTGTCACAATTGTGCAGGCAGCAGTCTCAGGCACTGGAGCTCATCAAGAACAAGCAACGCAAAGACCCCCGCTTTGCCCACATTGTTCAG GAGTGCGAAGCGAGTCGCCACTGTCGCCGCTTGCAGCTCAGGGACCTGCTGGTGTCAGAAATGCAGAGACTGACCAAGTACCCGCTTCTTCTTGACAACATCATCAAGCACACAGAGG CCGCCTGCCCTGACCTTCCCGCCCTCCAACAAGCGCAGGCCTGTTGCCGAGGAATCTTGCAATCCGTGAACGAGGTCATCAGGGAGACGGAACACCGGCAGCGTCTGGGCCAATACCAACGCAGACTTGATGCTACGCCACCATTCAAG AATCTGGACCTCAGCACCAAAAAAATGATCCATGAGGGACCGTTGATATGGAAAGTCGGCAAAGACAAGCAGTTAG ACATCCAAGCCCTCCTGCTGTCAGACTCTTTGGTGCTACTGCAGCGCGGCCCTGATGAGCGGCTGCAGCTGCGCCATCCATCCCGCTGGCTGGGTGGCGGTGGCGGAGACAGCAAGACGTCCTTCAGCCCCGTAGTCAAGTTAGACTCGCTGCTGGTGCGCTCAGTCGCCACAG ACAACAAAGCGCTCTACGTCATATGCGCCACTGAGAGGCAGATCTACGAACTAGTGGCGGGGACGGCGTCGGAAAAGAACAT CTGGAAGGACTTTCTGGAAAAAGCCATTGCCTCCGCCTCAAGCTCCCAGCCAACCAATCACAGCTCAGCAGCCATTGTCCTCCAAGTCAACCAGCCACTAAACCAACCGTTTCCTTTTCCCAGTTCACCCGCTCTCTGCGGCACGTCCCCTTTAGCAGCACGAGGCCCCGCCTTTACAG AAACCACTGTGATGGTGGAGTCTAACAACCAGACCCGGGGTGAAAGAGTTGCAGTGGGTGTGGCGCAGGCCGCATTGCAGGACG TGGAGACACTGCGACAGCTCATCTTATTCGACCTACACGATGATGCCTTGTGCCACGTCTCCCCTGACACGACCAATGAAAGGAGCTTGTCAAGTGCCAGCCATGTGGAGGCAGAGATACATGGTGGCGCTGAAGTTGTAAGAAAAG CTATGGTGGCGGGCTCTTCTTCTGTCTCTGTCCATGATAACATCACAGATGATGTCACGATGATAGCTGAGCAATTGTCTGCGCCAAGCCGGGCCACCGTGCACG GAAACATGTTCTACCTGGTCTTGCCCACCCAACAAGGCGAGAGCGCCACAGACGACCTGGAGAGTAGCCAGCCGCCAGAGGCTTTGCCGCAGTGTCACGTGATCAAAAACGTCGACGAGATATTTGGCACCATGGAAAACTTGATGAGCAAGCTGCGAGAGCTGAAA GACATAGAGAAGGAGCATCACAAGCTCCTAGCCTCCCTCCGAGAGCCAGCAGTCAATCTTGATGAGGTCGTAGAAGAGGAGGCGTGCCGCTCCGCCACAGTCTCCAGGACACCGTCTCTAGAGCGCGGCTCGGCAGACG GCAATGAAGAAAACCCCGCCCAGCCCAAAATACTGTCCACTGGATTTTGA
- the arhgef11 gene encoding rho guanine nucleotide exchange factor 11 isoform X4, which translates to MSLRQPTSTLDRLSSLTIGDSERKSSQITQQREPQTDVPNESGGGGLVQRCVVVQKDQLGFGFTVCGERVKLVQNVRAGGAAVKAGVQEGDRIIKVNGSLVSSMTHQEVVKLIKSGTYVALTLQGPPPSAAALPLEPLPTDLAPNQRMLPSREGPTSYPSQKITGPKPLQDPEVQKHASQILRKMLEQEELELQVLMQEQLRNPSPFLEERIESAKRRAKQVRVKLQQDMDGLRSESVCNYVTAGEGRLSRDPSEGDGVGGSSSLLPASPVCDGTPPTQALDSPHSSPSFSFRSLLLRQHSSDIHLPSDSSGKAQIIGPEEEDEEDDGYAFNEMDGPFQDIELLKSRPAHMTVFMRYVFTQLLDPNPLLFYLSVEAYLSSTPKDARSLAPQICSHFLDPDAPLKIKVSEDYLADIESRLHAQEDIRGPLSELQQQVLPDIQDQIVDYRNKQMMGLGALFGEGDLLLLDGDPLKERQAVDRQVTALWEILSKHEEDRSSPLASAVLLYLRQAGVKLRDSKVFPGLSTEKEKWLTFLKTKKLSGTKKEKDGEDKKRNPILKYIGKPRSTSQSTFHVPLSPAEVRPGSVRNIIQQFENHSETGVEDGDSPQMLSSSSQGYDGVDNPSVPVRLARSESLKAQGEGRRRGISSGSESVPRSRSDVDMEDPREEREGPGLRPLHHSASSSASGSSARSLENPTPPFTPRSIRRSTESPLALLPDEEEVCEGQNWQETVPAQLIATLSPREVERQAVIYELFTTEASHMRTLRVLDQVFFQKMRAVLNADELACIFPNLPQVYELHASLCEALRKQRESLIVQDIGDVMLARFEGAAGAEFQEQVSQLCRQQSQALELIKNKQRKDPRFAHIVQECEASRHCRRLQLRDLLVSEMQRLTKYPLLLDNIIKHTEAACPDLPALQQAQACCRGILQSVNEVIRETEHRQRLGQYQRRLDATPPFKNLDLSTKKMIHEGPLIWKVGKDKQLDIQALLLSDSLVLLQRGPDERLQLRHPSRWLGGGGGDSKTSFSPVVKLDSLLVRSVATDNKALYVICATERQIYELVAGTASEKNIWKDFLEKAIASASSSQPTNHSSAAIVLQVNQPLNQPFPFPSSPALCGTSPLAARGPAFTETTVMVESNNQTRGERVAVGVAQAALQDVETLRQLILFDLHDDALCHVSPDTTNERSLSSASHVEAEIHGGAEVVRKAMVAGSSSVSVHDNITDDVTMIAEQLSAPSRATVHGNMFYLVLPTQQGESATDDLESSQPPEALPQCHVIKNVDEIFGTMENLMSKLRELKDIEKEHHKLLASLREPAVNLDEVVEEEACRSATVSRTPSLERGSADGNEENPAQPKILSTGF; encoded by the exons GCTCAGCAGTCTCACCATCGGAGACTCCGAGCGCAAGTCCTCCCAAATTACCCAGCAGAGGGAGCCACAGACCGACGTCCCAAATGAGAGCGGCG GCGGCGGCCTCGTTCAGAGATGTGTGGTGGTGCAGAAGGACCAGCTGGGTTTCGGCTTCACTGTTTGTGGAGAGCGCGTGAAGCTGGTACAGAACGTGCGAGCAG GCGGTGCAGCTGTCAAGGCCGGAGTCCAGGAAGGGGACCGAATCATCAAG GTGAATGGCTCGCTCGTGTCCTCCATGACGCATCAGGAGGTGGTGAAGCTCATCAAAT CTGGAACGTATGTCGCGCTCACACTACAAGGGCCGCCCCCTTCCGCGGCCGCCTTGCCTCTGGAACCCCTCCCCACTGACCTTGCACCCAATCAGAGGATGTTACCAAGCAGGGAGGGTCCAACCTCTTACCCTTCCCAAAAAATCACTGGACCCAAGCCACTCCAG GACCCGGAGGTGCAGAAGCATGCCTCTCAGATACTCAGGAAAATGTTGGAACAGGAAGAACTAGAGCTGCAG GTTTTGATGCAGGAGCAATTGCGGAACCCCTCGCCATTTTTAGAGGAAAGAATTGAGAGTGCCAAGAGAAGAGCAAAGCAAGTGCGTGTCAAGCTTCAGCAGGACATG GACGGACTGCGGTCGGAAAGTGTGTGCAACTACGTCACGGCGGGTGAAG GACGCTTGTCCCGGGACCCGAGTGAAGGAGACGGTGTAGGCGGCTCATCTTCTCTTCTGCCGGCCAGCCCTGTTTGTGATGGTACCCCTCCCACCCAGGCCCTTGACAGTCCCCACTCCTCCCCCTCGTTCTCCTTCCGGAGTCTTCTACTCAGACAGCACAGCTCTGATATACACCTTCCCTCTGATTCG AGCGGGAAGGCTCAAATCATCGGGCCAGAGGAAGAAGACGAGGAAGATGACGGTTACGCGTTCAATGAG ATGGACGGCCCCTTCCAGGACATTGAGCTGCTGAAGTCACGGCCCGCCCACATGACCGTCTTCATGAGATATGTCTTCACCCAGCTGCTGGATCCCAACCCATTG CTGTTCTACCTGTCGGTGGAGGCATACCTGAGCTCCACTCCCAAAGACGCTCGCTCACTGGCACCGCAGATCTGCTCTCATTTCCTGGATCCAGACGCT CCCTTGAAGATCAAAGTATCAGAAGACTACCTTGCAGACATTG AGAGCCGCCTGCATGCTCAGGAGGACATCCGTGGGCCGCTGTCCGAGCTGCAGCAGCAGGTGTTGCCCGACATCCAGGATCAGATTGTGGACTACAG GAACAAGCAGATGATGGGCTTGGGTGCTCTCTTTGGCGAAGGTGACCTACTGCTCCTGGACGGGGACCCACTGAAGGAGCGGCAGGCGGTGGACAGGCAGGTCACTGCCCTCTGGGAGATTCT GTCAAAGCACGAAGAggacagaag CTCTCCGTTGGCGTCAGCCGTGCTTCTGTACCTGCGTCAAGCCGGTGTCAAGCTGCGAGACTCCAAGGTGTTCCCTGGTTTGAGCACAGAGAAGGAAAAGTGGCTGACGTTCCTCAAGACAAAAAAG CTAAGCGGTACGAAGAAGGAAAAAGATGGCGAGGACAAAAAGAGGAATCCCATCCTTAAGTACATCGGGAAACCTCGGAGCACATCTCAGTCCA CATTCCATGTCCCCTTGTCCCCTGCTGAAG TCCGTCCTGGAAGTGTGAGGAACATCATTCagcagtttgagaaccactcggAGACCGGGGTCGAAGACGGTGACAGCCCTCAGATGCTTTCGTCCAGCAGCCAGGGATATGATGGCGTGGACAA TCCAAGTGTCCCTGTGCGTCTGGCGCGCAGTGAATCTTTGAAGGCTCAGGGAGAAGGTCGGAGGCGGGGCATCTCTTCAGGAAGTGAGTCTGTTCCCCGCTCTCGTAGTGACGTGGACATGGAGGACCCCAGAGAGGAGCGGGAGGGCCCCGGCCTCAGGCCACTGCATCACAGCGCCTCGTCGTCTGCTTCTGGCAGCTCCGCTCG GTCTCTAGAGAACCCTACCCCGCCGTTCACGCCACGCTCCATCCGCAG GAGCACGGAGTCGCCTCTGGCCCTGCTGCCGGACGAGGAGGAAGTGTGCGAAGGTCAAAACTGGCAGGAGACAGTGCCGGCACAGCTCATTGCCACGCTGAGCCCGAGAGAGGTGGAGCGCCAGGCCGTCATATACG AGCTCTTCACCACTGAGGCGTCACACATGCGCACACTAAGAGTGCTTGACCAAGTCTTCTTCCAGAAGATGAGAGCAGTGCTCAATGCTGATGAGCTAGCTTGCATCTTTCCCAACCTGCCACAAGTCTACGAGCTGCATG CCAGCCTGTGTGAGGCCTTGAGGAAGCAGCGGGAATCTCTCATTGTTCAAGACATCGGTGATGTCATGTTGGCCAGG TTTGAAGGCGCCGCTGGCGCAGAGTTTCAAGAGCAGGTGTCACAATTGTGCAGGCAGCAGTCTCAGGCACTGGAGCTCATCAAGAACAAGCAACGCAAAGACCCCCGCTTTGCCCACATTGTTCAG GAGTGCGAAGCGAGTCGCCACTGTCGCCGCTTGCAGCTCAGGGACCTGCTGGTGTCAGAAATGCAGAGACTGACCAAGTACCCGCTTCTTCTTGACAACATCATCAAGCACACAGAGG CCGCCTGCCCTGACCTTCCCGCCCTCCAACAAGCGCAGGCCTGTTGCCGAGGAATCTTGCAATCCGTGAACGAGGTCATCAGGGAGACGGAACACCGGCAGCGTCTGGGCCAATACCAACGCAGACTTGATGCTACGCCACCATTCAAG AATCTGGACCTCAGCACCAAAAAAATGATCCATGAGGGACCGTTGATATGGAAAGTCGGCAAAGACAAGCAGTTAG ACATCCAAGCCCTCCTGCTGTCAGACTCTTTGGTGCTACTGCAGCGCGGCCCTGATGAGCGGCTGCAGCTGCGCCATCCATCCCGCTGGCTGGGTGGCGGTGGCGGAGACAGCAAGACGTCCTTCAGCCCCGTAGTCAAGTTAGACTCGCTGCTGGTGCGCTCAGTCGCCACAG ACAACAAAGCGCTCTACGTCATATGCGCCACTGAGAGGCAGATCTACGAACTAGTGGCGGGGACGGCGTCGGAAAAGAACAT CTGGAAGGACTTTCTGGAAAAAGCCATTGCCTCCGCCTCAAGCTCCCAGCCAACCAATCACAGCTCAGCAGCCATTGTCCTCCAAGTCAACCAGCCACTAAACCAACCGTTTCCTTTTCCCAGTTCACCCGCTCTCTGCGGCACGTCCCCTTTAGCAGCACGAGGCCCCGCCTTTACAG AAACCACTGTGATGGTGGAGTCTAACAACCAGACCCGGGGTGAAAGAGTTGCAGTGGGTGTGGCGCAGGCCGCATTGCAGGACG TGGAGACACTGCGACAGCTCATCTTATTCGACCTACACGATGATGCCTTGTGCCACGTCTCCCCTGACACGACCAATGAAAGGAGCTTGTCAAGTGCCAGCCATGTGGAGGCAGAGATACATGGTGGCGCTGAAGTTGTAAGAAAAG CTATGGTGGCGGGCTCTTCTTCTGTCTCTGTCCATGATAACATCACAGATGATGTCACGATGATAGCTGAGCAATTGTCTGCGCCAAGCCGGGCCACCGTGCACG GAAACATGTTCTACCTGGTCTTGCCCACCCAACAAGGCGAGAGCGCCACAGACGACCTGGAGAGTAGCCAGCCGCCAGAGGCTTTGCCGCAGTGTCACGTGATCAAAAACGTCGACGAGATATTTGGCACCATGGAAAACTTGATGAGCAAGCTGCGAGAGCTGAAA GACATAGAGAAGGAGCATCACAAGCTCCTAGCCTCCCTCCGAGAGCCAGCAGTCAATCTTGATGAGGTCGTAGAAGAGGAGGCGTGCCGCTCCGCCACAGTCTCCAGGACACCGTCTCTAGAGCGCGGCTCGGCAGACG GCAATGAAGAAAACCCCGCCCAGCCCAAAATACTGTCCACTGGATTTTGA